A genomic stretch from Oxobacter pfennigii includes:
- a CDS encoding GNAT family N-acetyltransferase: protein MNIVIRKFNKNDICPMIEIWNDIVEEGIAFPQTEMLDADSGLAFFLQQSFTGVAEDIDSNEILGLYILHPNNVGRCGHISNASYGVKKGRRGLHIGEKLVSHCLQKAKELGFRILQFNAVVSINYSALHLYEKLGFVKLGIIPEGFLMRDGTYQDIIPHYRSL, encoded by the coding sequence ATGAACATTGTTATAAGAAAGTTTAATAAAAATGACATTTGCCCAATGATTGAAATCTGGAACGATATTGTGGAAGAAGGCATTGCTTTTCCTCAAACGGAAATGTTGGATGCTGACAGCGGCTTGGCTTTTTTCTTGCAGCAGTCCTTCACAGGTGTTGCTGAGGATATCGACAGTAACGAAATCCTTGGACTGTATATTTTGCATCCAAATAATGTTGGCAGGTGTGGCCACATTTCGAATGCGAGCTATGGCGTAAAAAAGGGGCGGAGAGGTCTGCACATCGGAGAGAAATTAGTATCTCACTGTTTACAGAAAGCAAAGGAGCTTGGGTTTAGAATCTTACAGTTCAATGCAGTTGTCAGCATAAACTATAGTGCGCTTCATCTTTATGAAAAGCTTGGTTTTGTTAAGCTTGGAATTATCCCCGAAGGATTTTTAATGAGGGATGGAACATATCAGGATATAATACCCCATTACCGTTCATTATGA
- a CDS encoding YibE/F family protein → MKRFTFTREFILYNAPILVSAFLIIALLLIPTGFEDAIIFKEAYQSTAKVLAVDNSDIVVSGIISSGEQSCQLEILSGPFKGRITKGVNNLSGSLEQDKFFVIGDKALVYINQKDGEITAVSMIDHYRLNYAVILAGLFAIGLVVFAGKTGARAILSFALSILLIWKLLIPLYLRGYQPIIIGIFVVMILTFVIISLVFGFNEKFYAAFMGVSSGLLLTCILGIIFTNLFKIHGSVMVNSESLLYAGFQHLNLTQIFMASIFIGASGAVTDLAVDITAAMNEVLEKKPDISRKELIKSGMVVGSANMGTMTTTLLLAYSGGYISLLMVFMAQGTPVSNILNYKYVSAEIVETIVGSFGLLTVAPLTAVICGFLFVEHHPHKSDD, encoded by the coding sequence ATGAAGAGATTTACTTTTACAAGGGAATTTATCCTTTATAATGCCCCCATCTTGGTAAGCGCTTTTTTGATTATTGCCTTGCTTCTAATTCCAACCGGTTTTGAGGATGCAATTATTTTTAAAGAAGCATATCAAAGTACAGCGAAAGTTCTTGCCGTCGATAATTCGGATATTGTGGTTTCGGGAATAATAAGCTCCGGCGAGCAAAGCTGTCAGCTCGAAATTCTTAGCGGACCCTTTAAAGGACGGATCACAAAGGGTGTCAACAATTTGTCCGGGTCTTTGGAACAGGATAAGTTTTTTGTCATCGGTGACAAAGCCCTCGTTTATATCAATCAAAAGGACGGGGAAATAACAGCTGTTTCAATGATTGATCACTATAGACTTAATTACGCGGTTATTCTGGCCGGACTTTTCGCCATCGGTTTAGTCGTTTTCGCGGGGAAAACAGGAGCGAGAGCAATTTTATCCTTTGCGCTCTCAATTTTATTGATTTGGAAGCTCCTGATTCCCCTCTACCTCAGGGGTTATCAGCCGATCATCATCGGAATCTTTGTCGTAATGATTCTGACCTTTGTGATTATTTCCCTTGTCTTTGGATTTAACGAGAAATTCTATGCCGCCTTTATGGGGGTTTCCTCCGGCCTCTTGTTAACCTGCATTTTGGGAATAATTTTTACTAATTTATTCAAAATACACGGCTCCGTCATGGTTAATTCGGAAAGTCTTCTATATGCCGGATTTCAGCATCTTAATTTAACACAGATTTTTATGGCGAGTATTTTTATCGGAGCTTCAGGCGCAGTAACGGATTTGGCGGTTGACATAACCGCAGCCATGAACGAGGTTCTTGAAAAAAAACCGGATATCAGTAGAAAAGAGCTCATAAAATCCGGCATGGTCGTGGGAAGCGCGAATATGGGAACAATGACAACAACGCTGCTTTTGGCTTATTCCGGAGGATACATTTCTCTGCTGATGGTTTTTATGGCGCAGGGAACGCCTGTTTCAAATATACTTAATTACAAATATGTTTCCGCCGAAATAGTGGAAACAATCGTGGGGAGTTTTGGCCTATTGACCGTTGCACCGCTTACGGCGGTTATTTGTGGATTTTTGTTTGTAGAACATCATCCTCACAAAAGTGATGACTGA
- a CDS encoding alkaline phosphatase — translation MNKSLIKKIAAIALTAVIAISGTSAVLSSAQTSANASAKSQTIKYSGKVPKYVFLFIGDGMSYPQFQSAANYLAIKAGAKTEIDGGILDGSRKLGFMNFPVAGSATTYDSSSFTPDSASTATSIATGYKTYSGSINVDETKTIKYETISEKLKKQLDYKIGIITSVTLNHATPAAFYAHQASRNDYYEIGAELITSGFDYFAGGAISGNAGNDGTSPDLYKLAENAGYKVITKQADAAKLTANDGKAIVIAENLADSQALSYEVDRPETEWSLRDYVKKGIEVLDNSKGFFMMVEGGKIDWACHANDAASSIHDTIAFSDAVDEAIAFYNQHPDETLIVVTGDHETGGLTIGYAGTDYDTYFQYLQNQKISYAKYDRDYVAKYVENKTKFTDVLKDVKDLFGLVTADDPSAGENPGLVLSDYEVKQLRDAYEITLATSLAGTYVSNTSGDRYLHYGYQSKPLTVTITHILNHKAGVDFTSYAHTGIPVAVFAQGAGQDLFSGYYDNTDIYKILAAITGVK, via the coding sequence ATGAACAAATCTTTAATTAAAAAGATTGCGGCTATTGCCCTCACAGCCGTAATCGCAATCAGTGGTACATCGGCTGTTCTTTCTTCCGCCCAAACATCGGCAAATGCCTCCGCAAAGTCTCAAACGATCAAATATTCAGGGAAAGTACCCAAGTACGTTTTTCTTTTTATCGGTGACGGAATGAGCTATCCCCAGTTCCAATCCGCAGCTAACTATCTGGCTATTAAGGCAGGCGCAAAAACAGAAATTGACGGTGGAATTTTAGACGGTTCAAGGAAACTCGGCTTTATGAACTTCCCGGTTGCTGGATCCGCAACAACTTATGATTCATCTTCATTCACTCCTGACTCCGCTTCCACAGCCACTTCAATAGCAACAGGCTACAAAACCTACAGCGGAAGTATCAATGTCGATGAAACAAAAACAATAAAATATGAAACTATCAGTGAAAAACTAAAAAAACAGCTCGATTATAAAATCGGTATTATCACAAGCGTTACATTAAACCACGCAACTCCCGCCGCCTTCTATGCTCATCAGGCAAGCAGAAACGATTATTATGAAATCGGTGCGGAGCTGATTACCAGTGGATTTGATTATTTCGCAGGCGGCGCAATCTCTGGAAATGCAGGAAATGACGGAACCTCCCCCGATCTTTATAAACTGGCTGAAAATGCAGGTTATAAAGTGATTACAAAGCAAGCGGACGCAGCAAAGCTCACCGCCAACGATGGGAAAGCAATTGTCATCGCTGAAAACCTCGCAGATTCCCAGGCGCTTTCCTACGAGGTTGACCGTCCGGAAACTGAATGGTCGTTAAGGGACTATGTCAAAAAGGGAATTGAAGTTCTCGACAATAGTAAGGGCTTCTTTATGATGGTTGAAGGCGGAAAAATCGACTGGGCATGTCATGCTAACGACGCAGCGTCTTCTATTCACGACACAATCGCATTCAGTGATGCTGTAGACGAAGCGATAGCTTTCTATAACCAACACCCTGATGAAACTCTTATTGTTGTAACCGGCGACCATGAAACAGGCGGTTTGACAATCGGTTATGCGGGAACGGACTATGATACCTATTTCCAGTACCTCCAAAACCAAAAGATTTCCTATGCAAAATATGACAGAGATTATGTAGCGAAATACGTTGAAAACAAGACAAAATTTACGGATGTTCTTAAGGATGTCAAAGATCTCTTTGGCCTTGTAACTGCTGATGATCCTTCGGCAGGGGAAAATCCCGGTTTGGTATTAAGCGATTATGAAGTGAAACAGCTTAGGGATGCTTATGAAATCACATTGGCCACCAGCTTGGCAGGCACTTATGTAAGCAACACAAGCGGGGACAGATATTTACACTATGGCTATCAGTCCAAGCCCTTGACTGTGACAATCACACATATCCTCAACCACAAAGCAGGTGTTGACTTTACGTCGTATGCCCACACAGGCATTCCTGTGGCAGTTTTTGCTCAGGGCGCGGGACAGGATTTATTTTCCGGTTATTATGACAACACCGATATTTACAAGATATTAGCGGCAATAACCGGCGTTAAATAA
- the vanR gene encoding VanR-ABDEGLN family response regulator transcription factor, translated as MAANILIVDDEQAIADLVEVYLKNENYNVFKFYNGKDALNCIENEKLDLAILDVMLPDVDGFSICQQIREKHNFPVIMLTAKEEEVDKITGLTLGADDYITKPFRPLELIARVKAQLRRFTKYNSAEPSQEEHLIAFSGLVLNMDTHECTLNEKKLSLTPTEFSILWTLCSNRGRVVSSKELFHEVWRDKYFTNSNNTVMVHIRHLREKMDDSSEHPKYIKTVWGVGYKIEK; from the coding sequence TTGGCTGCAAATATTTTAATAGTTGATGATGAACAAGCCATTGCCGATTTGGTTGAAGTTTATCTGAAAAATGAGAATTATAATGTCTTTAAATTTTATAACGGCAAGGATGCCCTTAACTGCATTGAAAATGAAAAACTAGACCTCGCTATTTTGGATGTCATGCTCCCCGATGTAGACGGTTTTTCAATCTGTCAGCAAATCCGGGAAAAGCATAATTTTCCGGTCATCATGCTGACAGCCAAAGAAGAGGAAGTCGATAAGATTACCGGGCTGACCTTAGGTGCGGACGACTATATCACCAAGCCGTTCCGTCCATTGGAACTTATTGCCCGCGTAAAGGCACAGCTCCGGAGATTTACCAAATATAATTCTGCGGAGCCAAGCCAGGAAGAACACTTGATTGCCTTTTCCGGCCTGGTACTTAACATGGATACCCATGAATGTACGCTTAATGAGAAAAAACTGTCTCTCACTCCTACGGAATTTTCCATTCTTTGGACCCTTTGTTCCAATCGCGGACGGGTGGTCAGTTCGAAAGAATTGTTCCATGAGGTATGGAGAGACAAGTATTTTACCAATAGCAATAATACGGTAATGGTCCATATCAGGCATTTAAGGGAAAAAATGGATGACAGCTCGGAACATCCCAAATATATCAAAACGGTATGGGGGGTTGGCTATAAAATTGAAAAGTAA